Proteins encoded in a region of the Xylocopa sonorina isolate GNS202 chromosome 1, iyXylSono1_principal, whole genome shotgun sequence genome:
- the LOC143424110 gene encoding large ribosomal subunit protein uL16m-like: protein MSIMMQIQRGIARLLLSPLCVRNSIPTAGVKSFAPPTSFDDVEYPDRNKLRVVLKVPQYPPSVRPYKTQKRLRLMRGPEKYHNTLLHRQYGIIATGGGRMKYQHFETIRMMIIKRVNYDKVFAIWRVPAPWQPVTKKSLGIRMGAGKGAINHYVTPVRSGQVIMEMGGNIEYFEIKHILTNLAKRMPFDAMAVSQDIMDKMAEKQRILEEENQNPWTWKYIIQNNMLGCHNWISPYDKHWFNKYL, encoded by the exons ATGAGCATAATGATGCAAATACAGAGAGGTATTGCGAGATTATTGTTGTCGC CACTGTGCGTACGGAACTCAATACCGACAGCTGGAGTTAAATCCTTTGCTCCACCAACTTCTTTCGATG ATGTTGAATATCCTGATCGAAATAAGCTTAGAGTTGTTCTCAAAGTACCCCAATATCCTCCTTCTGTGCGTCCCtataaaacacagaaaagatTAAGGTTAATGCGTGGTCCTGAAAAATATCACAATACACTTTTACATAGACAGTATGGCATAATA GCAACAGGTGGTGGAAGAATGAAATATCAACATTTTGAAACGATACGTATGATGATCATCAAAAGAGTAAATTATGATAAAGTATTTGCGATCTGGAGAGTACCTGCTCCTTGGCAACCTGTCACTAAGAAG AGTTTGGGGATACGAATGGGTGCTGGTAAAGGAGCTATAAATCATTACGTAACTCCTGTAAGATCAGGACAAGTAATAATGGAAATGGGCGGAAATATCGAATATTTCGAG ATAAAACACATCTTGACAAATCTGGCGAAAAGAATGCCTTTTGATGCTATGGCAGTTAGTCAAGATATAATGGATAAAATGGCAGAGAAACAGAGAATATTGGAGGAGGAAAATCAGAATCCTTGGACTTGGAAATATATTATTCAAAACAACATGCTTGGTTGTCACAACTGGATTTCACCATACGACAAGCATTGGTTCAACAAGTATCTTTAA
- the Atf-2 gene encoding activating transcription factor-2, which translates to MTDNDKMFACSSSGCNMSFTNEDQLSVHMKKHDMMLNLGSSKNTGFVADQTPTPTRFIRNCEEVGLFQDLQNVNPFEETFRRAVESGNTGTLTVPEAGITDDTLHTPHIFPHIADVLSTSNQMLSGNSVQECGDISIVEKSVEHKTIDTEVCTTVKLTETDEQDLMKEKLTIEQNVTLTENIIDQVAHAPIMSKILQEPSTPQLSINGEEVQLLLKTADGKLMQLSAVPVYDSISTNVQSLKQQTVVIKTEPPLRCNTRIESKKPAVSTLSIARMKLKQALCKAAGSQNQKPNSNPGKNESNNSKKENRNKIIEDHLKKKDMQERNRASSMRARAKRKAWIQHLERTVTNVNETNVALQMEIKVLRAEVAKLKTLLLAHKDCPVTKALQKENGIVLAPKIISVNSDAVTSPVPIMPGVKRTMSFSPSEVPIMPKKKLSLASTKNPVIFPKVDCNINLSIPNTPSIKTGPTLKIMGVGQLLTEKEETKQIFLVQNLPKKIESPTRQIIQINPNYEIDPSISKNNET; encoded by the exons ATGACAGACAACGACAAAATGTTTGCTTGCTCTTCGTCTGGATGCAATATG AGTTTCACAAACGAGGATCAGTTATCGGTTCACATGAAAAAGCACGACATGATGTTGAACCTTGGAAGTTCCAAAAATACTGGTTTCGTTG CAGACCAAACACCTACGCCGACACGCTTTATTAGAAACTGCGAAGAAGTTGGCTTATTCCAGGATTTACAAAATGTAAATCCTTTTGAGGAAACCTTCAGGAGAGCAGTTGAGTCTGGAAACACTGGCACACTTACAGTACCAGAG GCTGGTATTACGGATGATACTCTGCATACGCCACACATATTTCCCCACATAGCTGACGTACTGTCCACTAGCAATCAAATGTTGTCAGGGAACTCGGTCCAAGAATGTGGAGATATCTCGATTGTGGAGAAAAGCGTGGAGCATAAAACTATTGATACCGAAGTTTGTACTACTGTGAAACTCACTGAAACGGACGAGCAAGATTTAATGAAAGAAAAATTAACTATCGAACAAAATGTAACGTTAACGGAGAATATTATAGATCAAGTAGCACACGCGCCAATTATGTCGAAAATTTTACAAGAACCATCTACTCCCCAATT ATCGATTAATGGCGAGGAGGTGCAACTATTATTAAAAACAGCTGATGGGAAATTGATGCAATTGTCGGCAGTGCCTGTTTACGATTCCATTAGTACAAATGTACAGTCGTTGAAGCAGCAAACTGTTGTGATAAAAACTGAACCACCTTTACGATGTAATACGCGAATTGAATCCAAGAAACCTGCTGTTTCTACGCTATCTATTGCGAGAATG AAATTGAAACAAGCCCTGTGCAAGGCTGCAGGCTCACAGAATCAGAAACCCAATAGTAATCCTGGGAAGAACGAATCAAACAATTCGAAAAAAGAAAATAGGAATAAAATAATTGAAGATCATCTGAAAAAGAAAGACATGCAGGAACGTAATCGTGCTAGTTCTATGAGAGCAAGGGCGAAAAGGAAAGCATGGATACAGCATCTCGAGAGAACGGTTACTAACGTGAACGAGACCAATGTAGCACTTCAAATGGAGATAAAGGTTCTGCGAGCAGAAGTCGCTAAATTAAAGACACTTCTTTTAGCGCATAAAGATTGTCCCGTTACAAAGGCGCTGCAAAAGG AAAACGGTATAGTGCTTGCACCTAAAATAATATCCGTAAATTCAGATGCAGTAACCAGTCCAGTTCCGATCATGCCAGGAGTGAAAAGAACAATGTCGTTCTCACCTTCGGAAGTGCCAATTATGCCGAAGAAAAAATTGTCCTTGGCATCCACGAAAAATCCTGTAATTTTTCCGAAAGTAGATTGCAATATAAATCTTTCAATTCCTAATACTCCTTCAATTAAAACGGGACCTACATTAAAGATTATGGGAGTTGGTCAATTGTTAACCGAGAAGGAAGAAACGAAACAGATTTTTCTAGTACAAAATTTACCGAAAAAAATTGAGAGTCCCACTAGACAAATAATTCAAATAAATCCCAATTACGAGATCGATCCGAGTATATCAaaaaataatgaaacataa